A stretch of Roseibium porphyridii DNA encodes these proteins:
- a CDS encoding TRAP transporter small permease encodes MSGLIRSYRLLINAMAFVAGATLVWLMVSVVVSVLMRNLGLQPFAWLFTSSEYGLLYMTMLGAPWLVREKGHVHIELVTSILPETFRRVVSRLVAFACVVVCIILAWKGLELFLKNIERGDYDTRAYYYPRWLLTVAFPVSFGLMAIEFFRFVTGSDLMHTGEAGIHE; translated from the coding sequence ATGAGCGGTCTTATTAGGTCTTACAGGTTATTGATCAATGCCATGGCCTTTGTCGCCGGAGCCACGCTTGTTTGGCTGATGGTATCGGTCGTGGTTTCGGTTCTGATGCGCAATCTTGGCCTTCAACCCTTCGCCTGGCTTTTCACCTCTTCTGAATATGGACTGCTCTACATGACCATGCTTGGTGCACCCTGGTTGGTACGCGAAAAGGGGCATGTTCACATTGAGCTGGTCACCTCAATCTTGCCTGAAACGTTCCGCCGTGTTGTCAGTCGGTTGGTCGCATTTGCGTGTGTGGTTGTGTGCATCATTCTAGCCTGGAAGGGGCTGGAACTGTTTTTGAAAAATATTGAACGCGGTGACTATGACACCCGCGCCTATTACTATCCACGATGGCTGCTGACAGTCGCGTTCCCCGTAAGCTTCGGCTTGATGGCAATTGAATTCTTCCGCTTTGTAACGGGCTCCGATCTCATGCACACCGGCGAAGCGGGGATCCACGAATAA
- a CDS encoding TRAP transporter large permease — protein MEWYEALALLIGVIVFLMAMGMPVALAFLAANIIGAWVFMGGERGIGQLLNNGLGSLTKFALVPIPLFLLMGEIFFHTGLGGRMFNAIDRLLGRLSGRLSYVTVLGGTAFSTLSGSSMGSTALLGSLMVPEMNRRGYKPHMSIGPILGTGGLAIIIPPSALAVLLATLAQIDVGALLIAGVIPGLILAFFYIGTIWLQTRLDPNAAPAYDVEPLSFMSKVTLLLREVVPMVGVMVVIIILMINGFVTPSEAAAFGALGVIILAAVFRCLTWEAMRKSVTGALKVTLMAYLIVFGSATFSQLLAFSGASRGLVNWAISFELAPIAMLMVMFAVLLLLGMFMEQISIMLLTVPIFFPLAMNLGFEPIWFGLIMLLALEISFTTPPFGLLLFVMKGVAPPGTTMRTIYTSAFPFIGCSLLLVVLLVVFPELALWLPGL, from the coding sequence ATGGAATGGTACGAAGCGCTGGCCCTGCTGATCGGGGTAATCGTATTCCTCATGGCCATGGGCATGCCGGTTGCGCTGGCGTTTCTCGCCGCGAACATCATCGGCGCCTGGGTGTTCATGGGTGGTGAACGCGGCATCGGACAGTTGCTCAACAATGGCCTTGGCTCACTGACGAAATTCGCCCTTGTTCCGATCCCTTTGTTTCTGCTTATGGGAGAAATCTTTTTCCATACGGGCCTTGGCGGGCGCATGTTCAATGCGATCGACCGACTGCTGGGTCGCCTTTCCGGCCGGCTGAGCTATGTTACCGTCCTGGGAGGGACGGCTTTCTCGACATTGTCCGGATCGTCGATGGGCTCAACTGCTCTGCTCGGCTCACTTATGGTGCCGGAGATGAACAGGCGTGGATACAAGCCTCACATGAGCATCGGCCCAATCCTGGGAACGGGTGGCCTTGCAATCATCATCCCGCCTTCTGCACTTGCAGTTCTACTGGCCACACTGGCGCAAATTGACGTTGGAGCGTTGCTGATCGCCGGTGTGATACCCGGGTTGATCCTGGCGTTTTTCTATATCGGTACGATCTGGCTTCAAACGCGATTGGATCCGAACGCGGCCCCTGCTTACGACGTTGAACCACTGTCTTTCATGAGTAAGGTCACACTGCTTCTGCGCGAAGTCGTGCCAATGGTTGGCGTTATGGTCGTCATCATCATCTTGATGATCAACGGTTTCGTGACACCTTCCGAAGCGGCCGCCTTCGGCGCGCTCGGCGTGATTATCCTTGCAGCCGTTTTCAGGTGCCTGACTTGGGAGGCGATGCGCAAGTCCGTGACAGGTGCTTTGAAAGTAACGCTGATGGCCTATCTGATTGTCTTCGGATCTGCGACATTCAGCCAGCTTCTCGCCTTTTCCGGTGCTTCGCGCGGATTGGTCAATTGGGCTATTTCCTTTGAGTTGGCACCAATCGCCATGCTTATGGTCATGTTTGCGGTGCTGTTGCTTCTCGGCATGTTCATGGAACAGATTTCCATCATGCTCTTGACCGTGCCGATATTCTTTCCTCTGGCAATGAACCTTGGCTTTGAACCGATATGGTTTGGCCTGATCATGCTGTTGGCGCTTGAGATCAGTTTTACAACACCCCCGTTCGGGCTGTTGCTGTTTGTTATGAAGGGTGTTGCGCCACCTGGAACGACCATGCGCACGATTTACACATCCGCCTTTCCGTTTATCGGTTGCTCGCTGTTGCTCGTGGTTCTTCTCGTCGTTTTTCCTGAACTCGCACTATGGTTGCCCGGCCTTTAG
- a CDS encoding S8 family peptidase — MIRLALPEGDELQLEARLVNGQTRQFRASYFEAAGPKLQAHLLAIADGNCVIQSGRVIRHGTSPWIFLDQLDGDLETLRWSETLQAPWPSGSDTGGVRVALVDSGLAYDLPLFRERLARDLNGVPLGYDFWDLDPWPYDGDTSRGAFLPIRHGTAVASILAREAPDATLVPFRYPRPDMSRMADIVQKAAEDGVRILAMPLGSNNLDDWTAFSDSMKDKNILAIVSAGNNGRNIDQKPVYPAALPLENIITVTSADNFGRLASGSNWGRNTVEIMLPAENLTVTDFRGASGVTSGSSYAVPRLAALAARLLHKDPGLSAKDLKAQILSFATPSPFEARDVVSAGWIPDPTLD, encoded by the coding sequence ATGATCCGTTTGGCTTTACCGGAAGGCGATGAGCTTCAACTGGAGGCTCGTTTGGTGAATGGGCAAACCCGACAGTTTCGTGCAAGCTACTTTGAAGCAGCGGGCCCTAAGCTGCAGGCTCACTTGCTTGCAATTGCTGACGGCAATTGCGTCATCCAATCAGGGCGCGTAATTCGTCATGGTACGAGCCCATGGATCTTTCTCGATCAGCTGGATGGTGATCTTGAAACACTGAGATGGAGTGAAACGCTTCAGGCACCCTGGCCTTCAGGGTCTGATACCGGTGGTGTGCGGGTTGCACTTGTCGATTCAGGACTGGCCTATGACCTGCCCTTGTTCCGTGAGCGGCTTGCTCGCGATTTAAACGGTGTTCCGCTCGGGTACGATTTTTGGGACCTCGATCCCTGGCCATATGACGGAGACACTTCAAGGGGAGCCTTCTTGCCGATCCGCCACGGCACTGCCGTTGCCTCGATCCTGGCCCGCGAAGCACCTGACGCAACGCTGGTGCCATTTCGGTATCCAAGGCCGGACATGAGCCGTATGGCTGATATCGTGCAGAAAGCCGCGGAAGACGGGGTCAGAATTTTGGCTATGCCCCTCGGGAGCAACAATCTGGACGACTGGACAGCCTTTTCCGACTCTATGAAAGACAAGAACATACTTGCCATCGTGTCGGCCGGAAACAACGGGAGAAACATCGACCAGAAGCCAGTTTATCCAGCCGCACTCCCGCTTGAAAACATCATTACCGTCACGTCGGCGGACAACTTTGGGCGTTTGGCGTCCGGTTCAAACTGGGGTCGCAACACCGTCGAAATCATGCTGCCAGCCGAGAACCTGACAGTGACAGACTTTCGCGGTGCGTCTGGCGTTACATCCGGGTCGAGCTATGCTGTCCCGAGACTTGCCGCTCTGGCCGCAAGACTGCTCCATAAAGATCCCGGATTGTCGGCCAAAGACCTCAAGGCACAGATACTGTCATTTGCCACACCTTCACCGTTTGAAGCCCGGGACGTTGTGTCTGCCGGGTGGATACCTGATCCGACACTTGACTGA
- a CDS encoding trypsin-like peptidase domain-containing protein yields the protein MPRCFSHAVFYLVLSFFGLMTGQAKASPEGALAHVVSVLPVWPGHEQGGQGAHPGQAPEGSGVVLREGVIATAWHVVEPARRIDVRLHDGRIIPARLLAHDAASDIALLKVEETLQPIAIAPPPNLVQPVCAIGNAFGLGLSLTCGVVSAKSVSNAGFNEIEDFVQTDAAANPGSSGGALVDAEGRLVGMMSAIFASGSDTNIGVNFAVSTELLIRVADALLDQGEVEYLDAGWQLTRADRSTVALVAAPVVRAVQSDGMAGSAGIRVGDLILEVGGRRVRTPRDAKTALALISKAQKEVQVLYRRGDDNLLATLSFAVSEPSKSANVKAVTSLETDCPHPAEICQLRQAVFPISSFDPVGSATRIAEDLLVTNRHVVGDQIEATVHTPNGPLKARLVPSSYQGDLVLLEVQNLPDTGVIPELDVATGTSDRYRVIGADIARREVRVFDPGDLIALPEKSAQLGRLHVGAHMQPGVSGGALVTENGALAGIAVGGGDGRFEAIPVADVRELLVLRDDKDAIRLTESLGVDFVACEEAMESAATQSAKDTVLADVTDICSRSSNHGQLLKAGRILAQTGAFDQAIRIHGEAVDQVPNSINSRMSLLVSLQLAGRFEDMTEHARRLMELAPDDPQALRFSIQSGVWGNEPELAEEGYQALLKADPRQAQAARRFIDNAPPTPPRR from the coding sequence ATGCCACGTTGTTTTTCTCATGCGGTTTTCTATTTGGTTCTGAGCTTTTTCGGGCTCATGACCGGCCAGGCAAAAGCGTCGCCTGAAGGAGCTCTCGCGCATGTGGTGTCGGTGCTGCCAGTGTGGCCTGGACACGAACAGGGCGGACAGGGCGCTCATCCCGGCCAGGCCCCCGAAGGCAGCGGGGTGGTGCTTCGTGAGGGAGTGATTGCTACAGCCTGGCATGTTGTGGAACCGGCCCGCCGCATAGATGTCCGATTGCACGACGGTCGCATAATTCCTGCGCGTCTTTTGGCACACGATGCCGCCAGTGACATTGCGCTTCTGAAGGTCGAAGAAACACTGCAACCAATCGCAATCGCGCCACCACCCAACTTGGTCCAACCCGTTTGCGCTATTGGCAACGCGTTCGGTCTGGGGCTGTCACTCACCTGCGGTGTTGTCTCGGCCAAGAGTGTCAGCAATGCCGGTTTCAATGAAATCGAGGATTTCGTGCAAACCGACGCGGCTGCGAATCCCGGCTCTTCCGGAGGTGCGCTCGTGGACGCAGAAGGAAGGTTGGTCGGAATGATGTCAGCGATTTTCGCTTCGGGTTCCGACACAAATATCGGCGTCAATTTTGCCGTTTCAACAGAGCTGTTGATACGTGTTGCCGATGCGTTGCTGGATCAAGGAGAAGTTGAGTATCTGGATGCGGGCTGGCAGCTCACGAGAGCAGACCGCTCCACCGTTGCGCTGGTTGCCGCGCCAGTCGTTCGCGCTGTTCAGTCGGATGGAATGGCCGGATCAGCCGGGATAAGAGTTGGCGATTTGATCCTTGAAGTGGGCGGTCGCAGGGTCCGAACACCGCGCGATGCGAAGACGGCCCTTGCCCTGATTTCCAAGGCGCAAAAAGAAGTCCAGGTGCTGTATCGCCGCGGCGATGATAATCTGCTTGCGACACTTTCGTTCGCGGTCTCTGAACCGTCAAAGTCTGCCAACGTTAAAGCAGTGACTTCGCTGGAAACAGACTGTCCGCATCCCGCCGAAATTTGTCAGTTGAGACAGGCGGTGTTTCCGATCTCAAGTTTTGACCCGGTCGGCAGTGCGACGCGTATCGCTGAAGATCTTTTGGTGACCAATCGGCATGTGGTCGGGGATCAAATTGAGGCAACGGTTCACACTCCGAATGGTCCGTTGAAAGCCCGGCTGGTCCCTTCTTCTTACCAAGGTGATCTTGTCCTGCTGGAAGTACAGAACCTTCCGGATACGGGCGTCATTCCCGAACTCGACGTTGCAACAGGCACCTCAGACCGATACCGCGTGATCGGTGCCGACATCGCCCGAAGAGAAGTGCGGGTCTTCGATCCTGGAGATCTCATCGCCTTACCGGAGAAAAGCGCACAATTGGGCCGCCTTCACGTTGGCGCTCATATGCAGCCTGGTGTGAGCGGGGGCGCTCTTGTAACCGAAAACGGTGCTTTGGCCGGAATTGCCGTGGGTGGTGGAGATGGACGCTTTGAAGCCATTCCAGTGGCAGATGTTCGTGAACTTCTGGTGCTTCGGGACGATAAGGATGCAATTCGTTTGACCGAAAGCCTGGGCGTTGACTTTGTGGCATGTGAAGAGGCGATGGAGAGTGCAGCCACTCAATCTGCCAAAGACACTGTTCTGGCTGATGTGACAGACATCTGCTCAAGATCTTCCAACCATGGACAATTGCTGAAAGCGGGGCGGATTCTGGCGCAGACCGGCGCTTTTGATCAAGCGATACGCATTCATGGCGAAGCGGTCGATCAGGTGCCGAACTCGATCAACTCAAGAATGTCACTCCTCGTGTCGCTGCAATTGGCCGGACGCTTTGAAGACATGACAGAACATGCACGGCGTTTGATGGAATTGGCACCCGATGATCCTCAAGCTCTTAGATTTTCCATTCAGTCAGGCGTCTGGGGCAATGAACCGGAACTGGCTGAGGAGGGCTATCAGGCGTTGTTGAAGGCGGACCCAAGACAGGCACAGGCAGCACGGCGGTTTATTGACAACGCGCCACCGACGCCGCCCCGCCGCTGA
- a CDS encoding NAD(P)-binding protein gives MTHELPFAITLDPSTSLANKTGSWRTERPVYLDRLPPCNHTCPAGENIQKWLFHAEEGDYEQAFQVIMEDNPMPGVMGRVCYHTCETACNRGQLDEPVAIHAIERFLGRMAFEKGWTPRFTAPDTGKKVLVVGAGPSGLSAAYHLRRLGHDVTIREAGPMAGGMMRFGIPKYRLPRDVLDYEIQRILDTGVQLELNKKVEDIEAAFENEGFDAVFVAVGAHLAKRIDIPAHAAGKILDAVSVLKEMETGGEPPKLGRRVIVYGGGNTAMDVARTAKRLGVDESMIVYRRSRKEMPAHDFEATEAEDEGVLMHWLRTIKEVDGTNVTVEKMQIDENGRPQPTGEFETIEADTLILALGQDVDTSFLEKVEGVEIARDGVVTVNAQMMTGRAGLFAGGDMVPAERTVTVGVGHGKKAARNIDAWLRGKAYEPPLKAELAAFENINPWYYDDAPQSKQEQLDPVRRQTGFEEVLKGLTEDNALYEARRCLSCGNCFECDNCYGICPDNAVVKLGPGNRFEFNYDYCKGCGMCALECPCGAIKMVQEGS, from the coding sequence ATGACACACGAGTTGCCATTTGCCATCACGTTGGATCCCAGTACCAGTCTTGCAAACAAGACAGGTTCCTGGCGAACCGAGCGCCCCGTCTACCTGGATCGGCTTCCGCCTTGCAACCACACATGCCCGGCGGGCGAGAACATTCAAAAATGGTTGTTTCATGCTGAGGAAGGCGACTATGAGCAAGCCTTCCAGGTAATCATGGAAGACAACCCGATGCCTGGCGTCATGGGACGAGTCTGCTATCACACCTGTGAAACAGCGTGCAATCGCGGGCAGCTGGACGAACCAGTCGCAATTCATGCCATTGAAAGGTTTCTCGGCCGCATGGCCTTCGAGAAGGGCTGGACACCCAGGTTCACGGCACCTGATACAGGAAAAAAGGTCCTTGTTGTTGGTGCGGGGCCGAGCGGGTTGAGTGCTGCTTATCATTTGCGTCGTCTCGGCCATGATGTGACGATCCGGGAAGCCGGTCCAATGGCGGGTGGAATGATGCGGTTCGGGATCCCCAAGTACCGCTTGCCGCGGGATGTTCTGGATTATGAGATCCAGCGAATACTGGATACCGGCGTCCAACTGGAACTCAACAAAAAGGTGGAAGACATCGAAGCGGCTTTCGAGAACGAAGGCTTTGATGCGGTTTTTGTGGCTGTCGGTGCTCATTTGGCAAAGCGTATTGATATTCCCGCACATGCGGCCGGAAAGATCCTGGATGCGGTGAGCGTATTGAAGGAGATGGAAACGGGTGGCGAGCCCCCGAAACTGGGACGACGCGTGATCGTCTATGGGGGGGGGAACACCGCGATGGATGTCGCTCGAACTGCCAAGCGTCTAGGCGTCGACGAAAGCATGATCGTATACAGGCGTTCTCGCAAGGAAATGCCTGCGCATGACTTTGAAGCAACAGAGGCCGAGGACGAGGGCGTTCTGATGCATTGGCTACGAACAATCAAAGAGGTCGATGGCACCAACGTCACAGTCGAAAAAATGCAGATCGACGAAAACGGACGACCTCAACCGACAGGCGAATTTGAAACCATCGAAGCCGACACTCTTATTTTGGCGCTCGGCCAGGATGTCGATACCAGCTTTCTGGAGAAAGTTGAGGGTGTCGAGATCGCAAGAGATGGTGTTGTGACAGTCAATGCCCAGATGATGACAGGTCGGGCAGGTCTGTTTGCGGGCGGTGATATGGTGCCGGCAGAACGGACTGTGACGGTTGGCGTCGGCCACGGCAAAAAGGCTGCACGCAATATCGACGCTTGGCTTCGTGGGAAGGCATACGAACCACCTTTGAAAGCCGAGCTGGCAGCATTTGAAAACATCAATCCCTGGTACTATGACGATGCTCCGCAAAGCAAACAGGAACAGCTTGATCCCGTTCGCAGGCAAACCGGATTTGAGGAAGTTCTCAAAGGTCTGACCGAAGACAACGCGCTTTACGAGGCGCGGCGCTGTCTGTCTTGCGGCAATTGTTTTGAGTGTGACAATTGTTACGGCATTTGCCCGGACAACGCGGTCGTAAAACTCGGGCCTGGCAATCGGTTTGAATTCAACTACGACTATTGCAAGGGCTGCGGCATGTGTGCCTTGGAGTGCCCATGCGGGGCCATCAAGATGGTGCAGGAAGGCAGTTAG
- a CDS encoding thiamine pyrophosphate-dependent enzyme yields the protein MSEDTALQRVKFYQTGTHTVGNRLMDEDKRSVQSSIDRSNAITSGHRACQGCGEALGARFALDAAMRSCDGNMVAVNATGCLEVFTTPYPETSWQIPWVHSLFGNAPAVATGVAAAMRRKGRAQTKVIAQGGDGGTTDIGFGCLSGMFERNDDVLYICYDNQAYMNTGVQRSSATPPTARTATTPAVGEAPGNVFGTGKNLPLIAMAHNIPYVATATVADLHDLETKVTRAMNMSGSRYIHVLVTCPLGWGSATNHTILLARLAVESGLFPLFEAEDGAVVRTQKIRKKVPVEDYLKLQKRFAHLFKKDREDVDRIAAIQKMADANIDRFNLLGERSAP from the coding sequence ATGAGCGAAGATACGGCCTTGCAACGGGTGAAATTCTATCAGACCGGGACGCATACTGTCGGCAATCGTTTGATGGATGAGGACAAGCGAAGCGTACAATCCTCCATTGATCGCTCGAATGCGATTACGTCCGGACACCGGGCCTGCCAGGGATGCGGCGAAGCACTGGGCGCGCGTTTTGCACTGGATGCCGCCATGCGCTCATGCGATGGCAATATGGTCGCGGTAAATGCCACCGGGTGCCTGGAAGTGTTCACGACACCTTATCCTGAAACCTCTTGGCAGATCCCTTGGGTTCATTCCCTGTTTGGAAATGCGCCTGCAGTCGCAACAGGTGTCGCGGCAGCCATGCGGCGGAAAGGCCGCGCCCAGACGAAGGTCATTGCGCAGGGCGGAGATGGTGGAACAACGGATATCGGCTTCGGCTGCCTGTCAGGAATGTTCGAGCGAAATGACGATGTGCTCTACATTTGTTACGACAATCAGGCCTATATGAACACCGGAGTACAGCGCTCGTCAGCGACACCGCCAACTGCACGAACAGCGACGACGCCTGCTGTGGGGGAAGCGCCGGGCAATGTATTCGGCACAGGCAAAAACCTGCCTTTGATCGCCATGGCGCACAACATCCCTTATGTGGCAACCGCCACCGTTGCGGACCTGCATGACCTTGAAACCAAGGTGACACGCGCCATGAACATGTCCGGCTCCCGATACATCCATGTGCTGGTGACATGCCCGCTTGGTTGGGGGTCTGCAACGAACCATACAATTCTGCTGGCGAGACTTGCAGTTGAAAGTGGATTGTTCCCGCTTTTCGAGGCAGAGGACGGGGCTGTCGTTAGAACGCAAAAAATACGCAAGAAGGTGCCGGTTGAAGACTATTTGAAACTCCAGAAACGGTTCGCACATCTGTTTAAGAAAGATCGTGAAGACGTTGATCGAATAGCAGCAATACAGAAAATGGCCGATGCGAACATCGACCGTTTCAATCTTTTGGGGGAAAGGTCAGCGCCATGA
- the porA gene encoding pyruvate ferredoxin oxidoreductase has translation MLKQIEGSAAVAQAVALCRPEVVCAYPITPQTHIVEGVGELVKSGELENCEYINVESEFAALSVAIGASAAGARAYTATASQGLLFMAEAVYNASGLGLPIVMTLGNRAIGAPINIWNDHTDAMSMKDAGWIQLFAETNQEAADLHIQAFRLAEELSCPVMVCMDGFILTHAYERVDIPTQEEVDAFLPGYEPVQVLDPADPYSIGAMVGPEAFTEVRYLAHRKQMQALDLIPQIGTIFKDVFGRESGGLLHSYRTEGADTIFVAMGSVNGTIKEVVDAEREAGKSVGSVSICSFRPFPLEELKSALKGAKRVVVVEKSLAPGLGGVLASNVRMALREVPLPVQTVIAGLGGRAITMKGISEVLHAAENGSLSDVTFLGLEQAVIDREIARSAEMRHAGPTAEGILKAIQNRPAAERSKAS, from the coding sequence ATGCTCAAACAGATTGAAGGATCTGCTGCTGTGGCACAGGCCGTCGCGCTTTGTCGTCCGGAAGTGGTTTGCGCCTATCCGATCACGCCACAGACCCACATTGTTGAAGGTGTTGGAGAGCTTGTAAAATCCGGGGAACTGGAAAACTGCGAATACATCAATGTTGAATCGGAATTTGCTGCGCTTTCCGTTGCTATTGGAGCTTCCGCAGCCGGCGCGCGCGCCTATACGGCGACCGCGAGCCAGGGTCTGCTGTTCATGGCGGAAGCCGTCTACAATGCTTCGGGTCTTGGTTTGCCGATCGTCATGACGCTCGGCAACCGTGCGATAGGTGCACCAATCAACATCTGGAATGACCATACAGACGCAATGTCCATGAAGGACGCGGGTTGGATCCAGCTATTTGCAGAAACCAATCAGGAAGCTGCTGATCTGCATATTCAGGCATTCAGACTTGCGGAAGAACTCAGCTGTCCGGTGATGGTCTGCATGGACGGATTTATTCTGACCCACGCCTATGAACGCGTTGATATTCCAACCCAAGAAGAAGTCGACGCGTTTCTGCCGGGCTATGAACCCGTGCAAGTTCTGGATCCTGCCGATCCCTATTCGATTGGTGCCATGGTTGGACCTGAGGCATTTACGGAAGTTCGCTACCTGGCACATCGCAAACAAATGCAGGCGCTCGATCTCATTCCGCAGATAGGAACCATTTTCAAAGACGTCTTTGGCCGGGAGTCCGGTGGTCTTTTGCATTCCTATCGCACAGAGGGCGCAGACACCATTTTTGTGGCAATGGGGTCCGTCAATGGAACCATCAAAGAGGTCGTCGATGCTGAAAGGGAAGCTGGTAAGAGTGTCGGGTCGGTTTCAATCTGTTCGTTCCGTCCGTTTCCACTTGAAGAATTAAAGAGCGCTTTGAAAGGTGCAAAGCGGGTCGTTGTAGTCGAAAAGAGCCTGGCTCCCGGCCTTGGAGGTGTTCTCGCATCAAACGTGCGCATGGCGCTCAGAGAGGTTCCGCTTCCCGTACAGACTGTCATCGCCGGCCTTGGAGGCAGGGCGATCACCATGAAGGGTATATCCGAAGTGCTGCACGCAGCTGAGAACGGGTCATTGTCAGATGTAACTTTCCTCGGTCTGGAGCAAGCCGTCATTGACAGGGAAATTGCGCGATCAGCGGAGATGAGACACGCCGGGCCGACGGCTGAAGGAATTCTCAAAGCCATTCAAAACCGTCCGGCTGCAGAGCGGAGTAAAGCGTCATGA
- a CDS encoding 2-oxoacid:acceptor oxidoreductase family protein produces MFQVRFHGRGGQGVVTAAELLSIAAFKEGKHAQAFPSFGSERMGAPVVSYCRIANTEIRSREPVSQPDALVIQDPTLIHSVDLFAGLNGQGYVLINSQQTFEELGIDDFAAEFPDNHFRDVGASEIARKHIGRPLPNAALLGSLAAMSGEVSIAAVEQAISQKFPGQVGAANIAAAREAYDVAVG; encoded by the coding sequence TTGTTCCAGGTACGATTTCATGGCCGGGGCGGCCAGGGCGTAGTTACCGCCGCCGAACTCCTGTCCATCGCAGCATTCAAAGAGGGTAAGCACGCGCAGGCTTTTCCGAGCTTCGGGTCGGAACGCATGGGAGCACCCGTTGTTTCCTACTGTCGAATAGCAAACACGGAAATTCGGTCGCGCGAACCGGTATCACAACCCGACGCTCTTGTTATTCAGGATCCGACACTCATTCACTCTGTTGATTTGTTCGCAGGGCTCAACGGTCAGGGCTATGTCTTGATCAACTCCCAGCAAACTTTCGAAGAGCTGGGAATTGACGACTTTGCAGCTGAATTTCCGGACAATCACTTCCGAGATGTCGGCGCCAGCGAGATTGCTCGAAAACATATCGGCCGGCCGCTTCCCAACGCAGCATTGCTTGGCAGCCTCGCAGCTATGAGCGGCGAGGTGTCGATTGCAGCAGTCGAACAGGCAATTTCCCAAAAATTTCCCGGGCAGGTCGGTGCAGCCAATATCGCTGCCGCACGCGAGGCCTACGACGTCGCAGTAGGATAG
- the nagA gene encoding N-acetylglucosamine-6-phosphate deacetylase, with translation MTGLTAYTSSRIFDGDIFHEDAALLVEGGCVKAIVPLVTLQADQLKIDLGDGTLVPGFVDLQVNGGGGLMLGDVDCVEDIARICHAHLKLGTTSLTPTLITDSPEATRRVLKLGIEAWAKGVRGFHGLHLEGPHLYAGRKGAHDASLIRPIDDEDMDLYLYAASQLPSLMITVAPETVTPGQISQLAGAGIHVSLGHSGASYEECSTAANAGAACVTHLFNAMSPLQHREPGLVGAALDLGSLSAGLIADGVHVDPVAIRIALEAKSGPGRIFLVTDAMSQTGTDVTSFHLGGREIFRQDGRLTLSDGTLAGADIDLPSSVAYLVESVGVDVETALAMATSYPADIIGRPLGRLKAGYPADFVCLDDDFRIAGVWLSGHILND, from the coding sequence ATGACTGGACTAACTGCCTACACCAGCAGCAGAATATTTGATGGTGACATCTTTCACGAAGATGCTGCACTTCTGGTGGAGGGCGGGTGCGTCAAGGCAATTGTGCCTCTTGTTACTCTTCAGGCAGACCAGCTGAAGATTGACCTTGGTGATGGCACGCTGGTACCCGGTTTTGTGGATCTTCAGGTCAATGGCGGCGGTGGACTGATGCTGGGCGACGTGGACTGTGTGGAAGATATTGCGCGCATCTGTCACGCTCATCTGAAGCTTGGCACTACTTCGCTGACACCAACCTTGATTACCGATAGTCCTGAGGCCACACGCAGAGTGCTCAAGCTCGGAATTGAGGCGTGGGCCAAAGGTGTCCGCGGTTTCCACGGACTGCATTTGGAAGGCCCTCATCTTTATGCAGGCAGAAAGGGAGCGCATGACGCTTCCTTGATCAGGCCGATAGACGATGAAGATATGGATCTCTATCTCTATGCAGCCAGTCAATTGCCATCTTTGATGATCACGGTTGCGCCAGAAACCGTAACTCCAGGGCAGATCAGCCAATTGGCGGGTGCCGGTATTCACGTCAGTCTTGGACATAGCGGCGCCTCTTATGAAGAGTGTTCAACAGCTGCCAATGCTGGTGCGGCCTGCGTGACGCATCTTTTTAATGCCATGAGCCCACTTCAACATCGTGAGCCTGGGCTTGTTGGGGCCGCGCTTGATCTTGGAAGCTTGAGCGCGGGCTTGATAGCCGACGGTGTCCATGTTGATCCCGTTGCAATCAGAATTGCGCTTGAAGCCAAATCCGGACCGGGCCGGATATTCCTTGTAACAGATGCCATGTCTCAAACCGGCACTGATGTGACTTCGTTTCATCTCGGTGGGCGTGAAATCTTCAGGCAGGACGGCAGGTTGACACTTTCCGACGGGACGTTGGCAGGGGCAGATATCGATCTCCCTTCGTCTGTCGCGTATCTTGTTGAGAGTGTTGGCGTAGATGTTGAGACGGCGCTCGCCATGGCGACCAGCTACCCGGCTGATATCATTGGCCGCCCCCTTGGACGGCTGAAGGCGGGGTATCCAGCAGATTTTGTATGCCTTGACGATGACTTCAGGATTGCCGGCGTCTGGCTTTCCGGTCACATCTTGAACGACTGA